A single Triticum dicoccoides isolate Atlit2015 ecotype Zavitan chromosome 2A, WEW_v2.0, whole genome shotgun sequence DNA region contains:
- the LOC119353078 gene encoding uncharacterized protein LOC119353078, which yields MATPSGAAASGSGPRRSARARARRQRPDDEAPPAPAPVAPPPDAGGPSSSPPSRRKRGASPSRRSVRAREKEDPEPPVAALDDDEAKNRMEEDELKKQGKEIVEAEGPEEVEFDENAEALKEAPFWLPDGWIINVRHGDGGSIYRYYTSPVSEYTFSTEMEALDYLFSEMDERILESEACAEDNELHKMHSWLPDGWVVEVRAGTMQDKMYKFYVHLPTGMRFFSKEDVLRYVNEGKISECDVKGLCDTISEDNILAQVEFNPDGLPKGWVKELVFRKCNDGIRKDPYYTDPVSHLLFRTLKSVISYLQTGEISRHAYLPRRSVTDIYSFDGCADLPRKMLKRLKVPGKKKQKSVQSLVFEKKLPDDQTSNRSHGGTSASMNPRSDTKEKRVNTVQAKGKEPISSETTKQGKEPISSETTKQGKEPISSKTTKQGKEPISSETTKQGKEPISSKTTKQGKEPISSETNNQGKEPTSSETTKRPRGRPRKIPKQTNETTSDCAKSSDKETTHIEIASDKEPKKESDTETGENMSKEDAPEDNEMEKHGMATQEVDNESDLARTLSSLRRGSTDPATDPAMRERENGDPAEASAKSTSSAVKKFYMRRNSSQSFKK from the exons ATGGCCACCCCCTCCGGCGCCGCGGCCTCCGGCTCGGGCCCTCGCCGCTCCGCGCGGGCACGTGCGCGCCGCCAGCGGCCGGACGACGAGGCGCCGCCCGCCCCGgcccccgtcgcccctccgccCGACGCCGGcggcccctcctcctcccctccttcgcGGAGAAAGCGCGGGGCTTCTCCCTCCCGCCGGTCCGTTCGCGCCAG AGAGAAGGAAGACCCGGAGCCACCGGTGGCGGCCTTGGATGACGATGAAGCGAAGAATCGAATGGAGGAAGACGAGCTGAAGAAACAGGGGAAGGAGATTGTGGAGGCAGAGGGACCAGAGGAGGTTGAATTTGATGAAAATGCAGAGGCCTTGAAGGAGGCACCGTTCTGGCTCCCCGATGGTTGGATCATAAATGTTCGCCATGGTGATGGCGGCTCGATCTACCGG TATTACACTTCGCCAGTGTCAGAGTACACATTCTCGACGGAGATGGAGGCACTAGATTATTTGTTCTCAGAGATGGACGAGCGCATATTGGAGTCGGAGGCATGCGCTGAGGACAACGAGCTTCAT AAAATGCATTCATGGCTTCCGGACGGTTGGGTGGTTGAGGTCAGAGCTGGGACGATGCAGGACAAAATGTACAAG TTTTACGTTCATCTGCCTACTGGAATGCGATTCTTCTCAAAAGAAGATGTATTGCGCTATGTGAATGAAGGGAAGATTTCTGAATGTGATGTGAAGGGGCTGTGTGACACCATCTCTGAAGATAAT ATACTTGCACAGGTGGAATTCAATCCAGACGGGCTACCGAAAGGATGGGTGAAAGAATTGGTATTTAGAAAGTGCAACGATGGAATTAGAAAAGACCCG TACTATACTGATCCTGTCAGTCATCTTCTATTCCGAACACTGAAATCTGTAATAAGCTACCTTCAGACGGGAGAAATAAGTAGACATGCCTATCTTCCAAGAAGAAGTGTCACAGACATTTACTCTTTCGATGGGTGTGCAGATCTG CCTCGAAAAATGCTGAAGCGATTGAAAGTACCagggaagaaaaaacaaaaatctgTGCAATCGTTGGTCTTCGAAAAGAAATTACCTGATGACCAGACGTCGAATCGCT CTCATGGTGGCACCTCCGCTAGCATGAATCCTCGGTCTGACACAAAAGAAAAGAGGGTCAATACCGTACAAGCTAAAGGCAAAGAACCAATTAGTTCAGAGACTACCAAGCAAGGCAAAGAACCAATTAGTTCAGAGACTACCAAGCAAGGCAAAGAACCAATTAGTTCAAAGACTACGAAGCAAGGCAAAGAACCAATTAGTTCAGAGACTACCAAGCAAGGTAAAGAACCAATTAGTTCAAAGACTACCAAGCAAGGCAAAGAACCAATTAGTTCAGAGACTAACAATCAAGGCAAAGAACCAACTAGTTCAGAGACTACCAAACGTccaaggggcaggccgcggaaaatACCAAAGCAGACGAATGAAACAACTTCAGATTGCGCAAAGAGTTCAGACAAGGAGACAACACATATCGAAATTGCTTCAGACAAGGAGCCGAAAAAGGAATCGGATACTGAAACTGGAGAGAACATGTCAAAGGAAGACGCCCCTGAGGATAATGAGATGGAGAAGCATGGTATGGCAACCCAAGAAGTGGACAACGAGAGCGACCTTGCAAGGACCCTTTCGTCACTGAGGAGGGGAAGCACGGATCCGGCGACTGACCCGGCAATGCGCGAGCGAGAAAATGGCGATCCGGCTGAAGCTAGTGCAAAGTCAACATCCTCCGCGGTCAAGAAATTTTACATGAGAAGAAATAGCAGCCAGAGCTTCAAAAAATAA